The Paenarthrobacter aurescens region GGTCTTCTGGATCCAGCGGAAAGCTTCCGGCTCCGTCAGGCCCATCTTGGTGGTCAGAAGGCTCTTGGCGCGCTCTACAAGCTTGCGCGTAGCGAACTGCTCCTGGAGGTCCGAAACCTCGTTCTCGAGCGCCTTAATCTCCTCATGGCGGGACAGGGCAATCTCGATGGCCGGGATCAGGTCCGCGGGGGAGAACGGCTTGACGACGTACGCCATGGCGCCGGCGTCGCGTGCGCGCTCCACCAGTTCCTTCTGGCTGAAAGCGGTCAGCAGCACAACAGGGGCGATGCGGGCCTTGACGATCTTCTCAGCTGCAGAAATGCCGTCCATGACAGGCATCTTGACATCCATGAGCACCAGGTCAGGCTTCAATTCTTCAGCCAACTGCACGGCCTTCTCGCCGTTGTCAGCCTCGCCGACGACGTCGTACCCTTCGCCCTTCAGGATCTCGATAATGTCCAAGCGGATGAGGGTCTCATCCTCGGCAACGACAACGCGTCGGGCCGGCTGGCTAGTAGACGTGGACTCCGTCTGTTCGGTCACGGGATCTCCTTGAAAAGGTTCGGCGGGTTCATGTCCATCTTAGTGTGGACTCTTTGATGGCAGGTTTTGTTGCATCAGGCGCGCCCGGTTCTTTGAATCAGCCTATCTGCATGTATAGTAATTTCGCGTGCTGGGAAAGGATTGCGTTGCTCACAGAAGTGAGAGCAGTCAGCGAGATTTAACTTCCCGGTAATCCGCGCCCGAGTGGCGGAATTGGCAGACGCGCTGCACTCAAAATGCAGTATCGAAAGGTGTGTGGGTTCGAGTCCCACCTCGGGCACAGTAATGTCGCAGGTCAGGGGCCTATATGGCCCCTGACTGTTGACAAAACCCCCAAATCTGTTGACACGCAACTAGCATTTTTATGTGGCTAGTATCCGGAAACGCGTCAAAAAGGACGGCTCTTCGTCCTTCATGGTGGTCTGGCGCGACCCGAAGATCCGGAAGCAGCAGGGCATCACTGTCGACTCCGCGCATGAGGCTGAAACGCTGAAGCGGTTACTCGATGCGAACGGACAATCATTCGAGATCGCCCAGCAGGCGCTTCTGGACAACAGGGCGAAGATACCCACGGTTGGCGAAGTCATTCAGGAGCACATCGACCTGCTGATCCGGCCGTCGAGTGGCACGGTGAAGACGTATCAGACCATGCTCGATCTGCATGTGAAGAAGGTCATTGGCCACGTCCCCGTCGACAAGCTCGACTACCGACTCATCGCTTACTGGGTGAAATCGATGATGGCCAAGGGGCGATCTCCCAAGACAATCAAAAATGTCCATGGGTTGATCT contains the following coding sequences:
- a CDS encoding ANTAR domain-containing response regulator is translated as MTEQTESTSTSQPARRVVVAEDETLIRLDIIEILKGEGYDVVGEADNGEKAVQLAEELKPDLVLMDVKMPVMDGISAAEKIVKARIAPVVLLTAFSQKELVERARDAGAMAYVVKPFSPADLIPAIEIALSRHEEIKALENEVSDLQEQFATRKLVERAKSLLTTKMGLTEPEAFRWIQKTSMDRRLSMREVAETIINQVN